In a genomic window of Scyliorhinus torazame isolate Kashiwa2021f chromosome 5, sScyTor2.1, whole genome shotgun sequence:
- the LOC140421944 gene encoding uncharacterized protein, whose product MEKPWKCEDCGKGFRAPHELARHQRSHTGERPLTCSQCEKGFTDIGSLRKHKRVHTGERPFTCSQCGKGFTDISSLRRHERVHTGERPFICSQCKKGFTDIGNLRKHERVHTGERPFTCFQCEMRFNDIGNLRKHERVHTGERPFNCSQCKKGFTDIGNLRRHERVHTGEMPFTCSDCGKGFAQLSNLQRHQRVHTGEKPYICTVCDMGFTQLSGLRSHNVTHTKSRPFKCSDCWRGFKSSQRLMSHQRVHSEAKPFSCSHCTKCFRTSSNLMKHERGHTVESPFTSPTGKRFTRSSPAEPQCHSQQ is encoded by the coding sequence atggagaaaccatggaaatgtgaggattgtgggaagggattcagagccccacacgagctggcaaggcatcaacgcagtcacactggagagaggccattaacctgctctcagtgtgaaaagggattcactgacattggcagcctgcggaaacacaaacgggttcacactggagagaggcctttcacctgctctcagtgtggaaagggattcactgacattagcagcctgcggaggcacgaacgagttcacactggagagaggcctttcatctgctctcagtgtaaaaagggattcactgacattggcaacttgcggaaacacgaacgagttcacactggagaaaggcctttcacctgctttcagtgtgaaatgagattcaatgacattggcaacctgcggaaacacgaacgagttcacactggagagaggcctttcaactgctctcagtgtaaaaagggattcactgacattggcaacctgcggagacacgaacgagttcacaccggggagatgccattcacctgctctgactgtgggaagggattcgctcagttatccaacctgcagagacaccagagagttcacaccggggagaagccatacatctgcactgtgtgtgatatgggattcactcaattatccggcctgcgtagccacaatgtcactcacaccaagagcaggccctttaaatgctctgactgctggaggggtttcaaaagctcacagcgactgatgtcccaccagcgtgttcactctgaggcgaaaccgttcagctgctctcactgcacaaagtgctttagaacctcatccaacctgatgaaacacgagcgaggtcacaccgttgagagcccgttcacctctccgactgggaaaagattcactcgatcatcacctgctgagccacaatgtcactcacagcaatga
- the LOC140421471 gene encoding uncharacterized protein: protein STNLERHEETHTLEKQWKCGDCGKGFRAPSQLEAHRRSHSGERPFTCSVCEKGFIWLFALQKHQRVHTGERPFTCSQCEKGFGDSSALRIHQRVHTGERPFTCSQCEKGFTTSSSLLSHQRVHTGERPFTCSQCEKGFTQLSHLQRHQRVHTGERPFPCSHCEKGFTRLSSLLTHQRVHTGERPFTCSQCDKGFTTSSSLLAHKQVHIGERPFTCSQCEKGFTQSSDLLRHQRVHTGERSFTCSQCEKGFTQSSDLRRHQRVHTGERPFTCSQCEKGFTQSSGLRRHQRVHTEERPFTCSQCGKGFTHLSRLLTHQRVHTGERPFICSQCEDGFTHLSRLLTHQRLHTGERLFTCSQCEKGFTWLSHLRRHQRVHTGEKALTCS, encoded by the coding sequence tcgacaaacctggagagacacgaggagacccacaccctggagaaacagtggaaatgtggggactgtgggaagggattcagggccccatctcagctggaagctcatcggcgcagtcactctggggagaggccgttcacctgctctgtgtgtgagaagggattcatttggttattcgctctgcagaaacaccagcgagttcacactggggagaggccgttcacctgctctcaatgtgagaagggattcggtgattcatccgccctgcggatacatcagcgagttcacactggggagaggccgttcacctgctctcagtgtgagaagggattcactacttcctcgagcctgctgtcacaccagcgagttcacactggggagaggccgttcacttgctctcaatgtgagaagggattcactcagttatcccacctgcagagacaccagcgagttcacactggggagaggccgttcccctgctctcattgtgagaagggattcactcggttatccagcctgctgacacaccagcgagttcacactggggagaggccgttcacctgctctcagtgtgataagggattcactacttcatcgagcctgctggcacacaagcaagttcacattggggagaggccgttcacctgctctcagtgtgagaagggattcactcaatcatccgacctgctgagacatcagcgagttcacactggggagaggtcgttcacatgctctcagtgtgagaagggattcactcaatcatccgacctgcggaggcatcagcgagttcacactggggagaggccgttcacctgctctcagtgtgagaagggtttcactcaatcatccggcctgcggagacatcagcgagttcacactgaggagaggccgttcacctgctctcagtgtgggaagggattcactcacttatccaggctgctgacacaccagcgagttcacactggggagaggccgttcatctgctctcagtgtgaggatggattcactcacttatccaggctgctgacacaccagcgacttcacactggggagaggctgttcacctgctctcagtgtgagaagggattcacttggttatcccacctgcggagacaccagcgagttcacacaggggagaaggcgttaacctgctcttag